Proteins from one Malaya genurostris strain Urasoe2022 chromosome 2, Malgen_1.1, whole genome shotgun sequence genomic window:
- the LOC131427715 gene encoding thialysine N-epsilon-acetyltransferase: MSVSSNVVVRKTTKKDLGDIINMIQELADFEGMSNGPQLTVEKLARDGGFDEASPLPVPIFHSFVLELTESDRTEDNKEKFTSSVSNEEPLTRTSVIGYAIYFYSYSTWQGKSLFLEDLYVKTDFRNLGYGKLLFRTVARHARETDCMRLDFHVLAWNPAKKFYHRMGAENLTESEQWELFRLSRKAIDRIEEN; this comes from the exons ATGTCAGTTTCATCAAATGTAGTGGTTCGAAaaacgacaaaaaaagatctcggTGATATCATCAACATGATACAA GAACTTGCAGACTTTGAAGGTATGTCGAACGGACCACAGTTAACAGTAGAGAAATTAGCCCGTGATGGCGGCTTCGATGAGGCCTCCCCGTTGCCTGTTCCAATATTCCACAGCTTCGTTCTAGAACTTACGGAATCAGACCGGACCGAggataataaagaaaaatttacgTCATCGGTGTCTAACGAAGAACCTTTGACCCG CACCAGTGTGATCGGTTATGCGATTTACTTCTACTCATACTCAACGTGGCAGGGTAAATCGTTGTTCCTCGAGGACCTCTACGTGAAGACGGACTTTCGAAACCTCGGCTACGGGAAGTTACTGTTCCGAACGGTGGCGAGACATGCCCGGGAAACTGACTGCATGCGCCTTGATTTTCACGTTCTCGCCTGGAATCCGGCCAAGAAATTCTACCACCGCATGGGGGCAGAGAATCTAACGGAAAGTGAACAGTGGGAATTATTCCGTCTATCCCGAAAAGCGATCGATAGgatcgaagaaaattaa